In a genomic window of Leptolyngbya sp. SIO1E4:
- a CDS encoding 1-deoxy-D-xylulose-5-phosphate synthase: MHLSDLTHPNQLHGLSIHQLENIGRQIREKHLETVSTSGGHLGPGLGVVELTLALYQTLDLDHDKVVWDVGHQAYPHKLITGRYHQFHTLRQKDGVAGYLKRSENRFDHFGAGHASTSISAALGMALARDLKGEDYKVAAIIGDGALTGGMALEAINHAGHLPDTRLLVVLNDNEMSISPNVGAIPRYLNKIRLSPPMQFLTDNLEEQFKHLPFVGDSFSPELNRVKEGMKRLAVPKVGAVFEELGFTYMGPVDGHNLSELIATFKEAHKIQGPVLVHVATMKGKGYAIAEEDQVGYHAQSPFDLATGKAKPSTKPKPPKYSKVFGTTLTKIAESNPKVIGITAAMATGTGLDILCKKLPQQYIDVGIAEQHAVTLAAGLASEGIRPVAAIYSTFLQRAYDQIIHDVCIQKLPVFFCLDRAGIVGADGPTHQGMYDIAYLRAIPNMVLMAPKDEAELQRMIVTGIEHTDGPIAMRYPRGNGVGAPLMEEGWEPLPIGKAEVLRHGDDLLILGYGSMVYPALQTAEILSEHGIQATVVNARFAKPIDEALILPLAERIGRVVTLEEGCIIGGFGSAVAEAVMDAQIPAQVVRLGVPDVLVDHATSGQSKATLGLTPSQMAETILSQFKLEQPVVSFQQS, encoded by the coding sequence ATGCATTTGAGTGACCTGACTCACCCGAACCAACTCCACGGTCTATCGATTCATCAACTTGAAAACATTGGCCGTCAAATTCGGGAAAAGCACCTAGAAACGGTGTCCACCAGCGGTGGGCATTTGGGGCCAGGGTTAGGGGTTGTTGAGCTGACTTTAGCACTGTATCAAACCCTCGATCTAGACCACGATAAGGTGGTTTGGGATGTCGGGCACCAAGCCTATCCACACAAACTGATTACGGGACGCTACCACCAGTTTCATACCTTGCGCCAAAAGGATGGTGTGGCAGGTTATTTGAAGCGCTCCGAGAATCGGTTTGACCACTTTGGTGCAGGGCATGCCTCAACGAGTATTTCCGCGGCTTTAGGGATGGCCTTAGCTCGGGATCTCAAGGGAGAAGACTACAAAGTGGCTGCCATCATCGGGGATGGTGCCTTGACGGGAGGGATGGCGCTGGAGGCCATTAATCACGCCGGACATTTACCCGACACGCGATTGCTGGTGGTGCTCAATGACAATGAAATGTCCATTTCCCCTAATGTCGGGGCGATTCCTCGCTATTTGAACAAAATTCGCCTCAGCCCGCCGATGCAGTTCCTCACTGACAATCTGGAAGAGCAATTCAAGCATCTGCCCTTTGTTGGAGATTCTTTCTCCCCCGAGTTGAACCGTGTGAAGGAAGGGATGAAGCGATTGGCCGTGCCTAAAGTAGGCGCTGTTTTTGAAGAACTGGGCTTTACCTACATGGGGCCAGTGGATGGGCATAACCTGAGTGAACTCATTGCCACCTTTAAAGAAGCCCATAAGATCCAAGGGCCGGTGCTGGTACACGTAGCCACAATGAAGGGCAAAGGCTATGCGATCGCAGAGGAAGACCAGGTAGGCTATCACGCTCAGTCGCCGTTCGATTTAGCCACTGGGAAAGCCAAACCCTCAACCAAACCCAAGCCTCCCAAATATTCCAAGGTTTTTGGAACAACCCTGACCAAAATTGCTGAGAGTAACCCTAAGGTCATTGGCATCACGGCAGCCATGGCCACTGGCACCGGTCTGGATATTCTTTGCAAGAAACTCCCCCAGCAATATATCGACGTGGGCATTGCTGAACAACATGCGGTAACCCTCGCTGCTGGGTTAGCTTCTGAAGGGATACGCCCAGTTGCGGCCATTTACTCCACCTTCTTACAGCGAGCCTATGACCAGATCATTCACGATGTCTGTATCCAGAAGCTCCCTGTCTTTTTCTGCCTTGATCGGGCGGGCATTGTCGGCGCTGACGGCCCCACCCACCAAGGCATGTACGATATTGCCTACCTGCGGGCCATCCCCAACATGGTGCTGATGGCTCCTAAGGATGAAGCTGAGCTGCAGCGCATGATCGTGACGGGCATCGAACACACCGATGGCCCTATTGCCATGCGCTATCCGCGCGGTAATGGCGTAGGTGCTCCGCTCATGGAAGAAGGGTGGGAACCCCTCCCCATTGGGAAAGCAGAGGTTCTGCGTCACGGGGATGATCTGCTGATCTTGGGCTATGGCTCTATGGTTTATCCGGCACTGCAGACGGCAGAAATTCTCAGTGAGCATGGCATTCAAGCCACGGTGGTCAATGCCCGTTTTGCCAAACCCATTGATGAGGCATTAATTTTGCCGCTCGCAGAGCGTATCGGTCGCGTAGTCACTCTGGAAGAAGGCTGCATCATAGGCGGTTTTGGCAGTGCGGTAGCTGAAGCCGTGATGGACGCACAAATCCCGGCTCAGGTGGTGCGCCTTGGGGTACCAGATGTCCTTGTGGACCATGCCACGTCGGGTCAGTCCAAGGCGACCCTTGGACTGACCCCTTCGCAAATGGCAGAGACGATTCTCAGCCAGTTCAAGCTGGAGCAACCGGTTGTGAGCTTCCAGCAGTCTTAA
- a CDS encoding phosphoglucosamine mutase produces the protein MVSSPIRAVSHKHLSGPAGLGWNTLKLSPTPLFGTDGIRGRAGELLNGPLAMQIGYWAGQVLKQHFTTGGPVLLGQDSRNSGHMLASALSAGLTSAGLEVWNLGLCPTAAIANLTRMVGAIGGVMISASHNPPEDNGIKFFGPEGTKLSTSIQQQIEQALRGQKTPTAASQAPAWGQCYARPELTEQYLNFLHEPLPMLNLSGLRIVLDMAWGAAAGIADRAFADTQAEVIGLHGLPDGDRINVNCGSTNLEPLKAVVRAHNADIGFAFDGDADRVMAVDTQGRVIDGDYILYFWGKTLKESNRLPESLIVSTVMANLGFERAWNALGGTLLRTKVGDQHVHAEMVQRGAKLGGEQSGHILCHHYSLTGDGILTALHLASLVQQVGGSLAALVDESFQTFPQRLKNVRVEDRDRRKHWQDCAPVQRAIRDAEAAMGDLGRVLVRPSGTEPLIRVMVEAEQQSLVDHWTNHIALAVQTHLVV, from the coding sequence ATGGTAAGTTCCCCCATTCGGGCGGTGAGCCACAAGCATTTGTCGGGTCCAGCAGGCCTAGGCTGGAATACGCTTAAGTTGTCTCCGACCCCCCTGTTTGGAACAGATGGTATTCGGGGTCGAGCTGGTGAATTGTTGAATGGGCCCCTAGCCATGCAAATCGGCTATTGGGCGGGGCAGGTGCTGAAGCAGCACTTTACAACGGGTGGCCCTGTTCTCCTGGGGCAAGACTCTCGGAATTCAGGACATATGCTGGCGTCTGCCCTATCAGCAGGGCTCACCTCAGCGGGGCTGGAGGTTTGGAATTTGGGCCTGTGCCCAACAGCGGCGATCGCGAACCTAACGCGCATGGTGGGTGCGATCGGCGGAGTCATGATTTCAGCCAGCCATAACCCCCCTGAAGACAACGGTATCAAGTTCTTTGGCCCTGAGGGCACGAAGCTGTCGACGTCTATTCAACAGCAAATTGAACAGGCCCTGCGCGGACAAAAGACCCCCACTGCGGCATCTCAAGCACCTGCCTGGGGGCAGTGTTATGCTCGCCCTGAGCTGACCGAACAATATCTCAATTTTCTCCATGAGCCCCTCCCGATGCTGAACCTGAGCGGCTTACGCATCGTGTTAGACATGGCTTGGGGAGCCGCTGCAGGGATTGCTGATCGGGCGTTTGCCGATACCCAAGCTGAGGTTATTGGTCTGCATGGTCTACCAGATGGCGATCGCATCAATGTGAATTGTGGCTCTACCAATTTAGAGCCCTTGAAAGCAGTGGTTCGTGCTCACAATGCCGATATTGGGTTTGCCTTTGATGGAGATGCCGATCGGGTGATGGCAGTTGATACCCAAGGGCGGGTTATTGACGGCGACTACATTCTCTATTTCTGGGGTAAAACCCTGAAAGAGTCTAACCGCCTGCCGGAAAGCCTGATTGTTTCGACCGTGATGGCGAACTTAGGGTTTGAGCGGGCTTGGAATGCCCTGGGGGGTACCTTGCTGCGAACCAAGGTTGGTGATCAGCACGTCCATGCGGAGATGGTACAGCGGGGGGCCAAACTGGGAGGTGAACAGTCTGGGCATATTTTGTGCCACCACTACAGCCTGACCGGAGACGGTATTCTGACAGCGCTACACCTGGCTAGCCTAGTGCAGCAGGTCGGAGGTTCATTGGCAGCCCTGGTGGATGAAAGCTTCCAGACCTTCCCCCAGCGCTTGAAAAACGTTCGTGTGGAAGATCGCGATCGCCGTAAGCACTGGCAAGACTGTGCACCTGTACAACGGGCCATTAGGGACGCAGAAGCCGCAATGGGTGATTTAGGCCGAGTATTGGTGCGCCCATCTGGGACAGAACCCCTGATTCGGGTCATGGTTGAGGCAGAGCAGCAGTCTCTGGTTGACCACTGGACAAATCACATTGCCCTAGCGGTGCAAACGCACTTGGTCGTTTAG
- the lptB gene encoding LPS export ABC transporter ATP-binding protein — MKIVLENIQKIYGKRQVVHQVSLSVGQGEVVGLLGPNGAGKTTTFYIATGLEKPDGGRVCLDRIDITGLPMHQRARLGIGYLAQEASIFRHLSVRDNLLLVMQQTNVPPEEHGERLQDLLKEFRLEKVANTLGIQVSGGERRRTELARALSSGPDGPKFLFLDEPFAGVDPIAVKEIQVIVKQLRDRDMGILITDHNVRETLQIIDRAYIMSEGRILASGTAEDLYSNPLVRQHYLGEDFKL, encoded by the coding sequence TTGAAGATTGTCTTAGAAAACATTCAGAAGATTTACGGCAAACGCCAGGTCGTCCATCAAGTCAGCCTGTCTGTTGGACAGGGCGAGGTAGTTGGACTTTTGGGGCCCAATGGGGCCGGAAAGACCACTACTTTTTACATCGCCACGGGGCTTGAAAAACCCGATGGAGGGCGTGTTTGTTTAGATCGCATTGACATTACTGGCCTGCCCATGCACCAGCGGGCAAGGCTCGGCATTGGTTATCTGGCGCAAGAGGCCAGTATTTTTCGCCACCTATCTGTGAGAGACAACCTGCTGTTGGTCATGCAACAGACCAATGTTCCTCCCGAAGAACATGGAGAGCGGCTGCAAGATTTATTGAAAGAGTTTCGCTTAGAGAAGGTGGCAAATACCCTCGGGATTCAAGTATCTGGAGGAGAGCGGCGACGGACTGAACTTGCCAGAGCCTTATCTTCTGGGCCAGATGGCCCTAAATTTCTATTCCTGGATGAACCGTTTGCTGGGGTTGATCCCATTGCAGTCAAGGAGATTCAGGTCATCGTAAAGCAGCTGCGCGATCGCGATATGGGTATTCTCATCACCGACCATAATGTCCGCGAAACCCTACAAATCATTGACCGCGCTTATATCATGAGCGAAGGGCGTATTTTGGCGTCTGGGACTGCTGAAGACTTATACAGCAACCCTCTGGTACGTCAGCACTATCTTGGGGAAGATTTTAAGCTCTAA
- a CDS encoding DUF309 domain-containing protein, giving the protein MVKKVENTPTAPLWQGIEQFNCGQFYACHDTLEAIWMEASIPEKPFFQGILQLAVALYHLGNQNWQGAAILLGEGIRRLEPFEPNYQDVNVSDLLDRASLWLETLQQLGPDQVSLMADALIRTSQGELGLGETRTLPKWKIYRVDSSPLAEGMP; this is encoded by the coding sequence ATGGTTAAAAAGGTTGAAAATACCCCAACTGCCCCCCTTTGGCAGGGAATTGAACAATTCAATTGCGGCCAGTTCTATGCTTGCCACGACACTCTAGAAGCCATCTGGATGGAGGCTTCTATCCCTGAAAAACCATTCTTTCAAGGAATTTTGCAGCTTGCTGTGGCTCTCTATCACCTCGGCAATCAAAACTGGCAGGGGGCCGCTATTTTGCTAGGCGAAGGGATAAGACGACTAGAACCGTTTGAGCCCAATTACCAAGACGTCAATGTCTCTGACCTATTAGATCGAGCCAGCCTCTGGCTGGAAACGCTGCAACAGTTAGGCCCAGATCAAGTCTCGCTCATGGCAGATGCACTCATCCGCACGAGCCAGGGAGAACTCGGCTTAGGGGAAACACGCACACTCCCAAAGTGGAAAATTTATCGAGTAGACTCTAGTCCTCTAGCAGAGGGAATGCCCTAA
- a CDS encoding nucleoside deaminase, whose protein sequence is MKDQQQYFMEEAIALSFEAMRSGKGGPYGAVVVKDGEIIGRGMNEVTSVNDPTAHAEMTAIRQACAQLESWHLEGCELYTSCEPCPMCMGAIYWARLNRIYYGNTKGVAARFGFNSQIFYDELALPCEQRQIQMIPLMAEEAIVAFEEWETTTDKEDY, encoded by the coding sequence ATGAAAGATCAGCAACAGTATTTTATGGAAGAGGCGATCGCCCTCTCGTTTGAGGCGATGCGATCGGGTAAAGGAGGCCCCTACGGGGCAGTGGTGGTGAAAGATGGGGAAATCATCGGTCGGGGCATGAATGAAGTGACCTCTGTGAATGACCCCACAGCCCATGCTGAAATGACTGCGATTCGCCAAGCGTGTGCTCAGCTTGAGAGTTGGCACCTAGAGGGCTGCGAACTATACACCAGTTGCGAGCCTTGCCCTATGTGTATGGGAGCAATTTACTGGGCTCGGTTAAATAGAATTTACTACGGCAACACAAAAGGGGTCGCTGCCCGCTTTGGGTTCAATAGTCAAATTTTCTACGATGAATTGGCCTTGCCCTGTGAACAGCGGCAAATTCAGATGATTCCGCTGATGGCAGAGGAGGCGATCGTCGCCTTTGAAGAATGGGAAACCACAACTGACAAAGAAGACTATTAA
- a CDS encoding HetZ-related protein translates to MNRSILPATVTTTSCAQEPVNSPPTQATVGETAPMGHADLSTQPASSASVYPDRPDESAKPPKALVDWLVNEFQKELPTKVSSLDAVATRFASEVDRICRMSNRIQTSGDVEQWQHSLAHHRLNKCLHYFKLGSRQGRVELHSTLSAIAYRYIAPRQAQLGFEGRYTLLEDFLQGFYIEVLKAFRRENPVSENYSPKTRLELAEYMTFTEQYAKRRITIPGAVNQQIIVLRAQTFARRQPAETCVDLELAMESPKTEEVEGQARSAALQQVREQMVTEAVDPADRVLRDRIIQELMDYLESQEQQDCIDYFVLRLQDLPASEIDEILNLTPRQRDYLQQRFKYHVEKFAQVHNWQLVHQWLGIDLEHNLGLSSEEWEQFVGTLSPLQQKLLRLRQRQVKAGIVEMNADELSELLGCTPKRVQRTWGQILSQAWKYRNQRNG, encoded by the coding sequence ATGAATCGCTCAATATTACCTGCTACCGTAACGACCACCTCCTGCGCTCAGGAGCCGGTTAATTCTCCCCCCACTCAGGCAACCGTTGGAGAAACTGCCCCCATGGGTCATGCAGACCTCTCCACGCAGCCTGCAAGCTCTGCTTCTGTTTATCCAGACAGACCGGATGAATCCGCTAAGCCACCCAAGGCTTTAGTTGATTGGTTGGTGAATGAGTTTCAAAAAGAACTCCCTACAAAAGTCAGTAGTTTAGACGCTGTGGCAACTCGGTTCGCAAGTGAGGTAGATCGCATCTGCCGCATGAGCAACCGGATCCAAACCTCAGGCGATGTAGAACAATGGCAGCACTCCCTTGCTCATCATCGTCTTAATAAATGTCTCCATTACTTTAAGTTAGGGTCTCGGCAAGGACGCGTTGAACTGCACAGCACGTTAAGCGCGATCGCCTACCGATATATTGCTCCGCGCCAGGCTCAGCTTGGCTTTGAAGGGCGCTACACCTTGCTAGAAGACTTTTTGCAAGGATTTTACATTGAGGTGTTAAAAGCCTTTCGCCGCGAGAACCCTGTTTCGGAGAACTACTCTCCTAAAACCCGCCTAGAACTGGCTGAGTACATGACCTTTACGGAACAGTATGCGAAACGACGCATCACGATTCCGGGGGCCGTTAATCAGCAAATTATTGTTTTGCGAGCCCAAACCTTTGCCCGTCGTCAACCCGCAGAAACTTGCGTAGACTTAGAGCTGGCAATGGAATCTCCCAAAACTGAAGAAGTTGAAGGGCAAGCTCGCTCAGCAGCCCTCCAGCAAGTGCGGGAACAAATGGTTACAGAAGCGGTTGATCCGGCTGATCGGGTCTTACGCGATCGCATCATTCAGGAGCTGATGGACTATCTAGAGTCCCAAGAACAGCAAGACTGTATTGATTACTTCGTGTTGCGGCTACAAGATCTGCCGGCATCTGAAATCGATGAGATTTTGAATCTCACCCCCCGTCAACGGGACTATCTGCAACAGCGCTTTAAGTACCATGTGGAGAAATTTGCCCAAGTCCATAACTGGCAGCTAGTGCACCAGTGGCTCGGCATTGACCTAGAACACAATCTAGGGCTTTCTTCTGAGGAGTGGGAGCAGTTTGTAGGCACCCTCTCTCCGCTGCAGCAAAAACTGCTGCGCTTGAGGCAGCGCCAAGTTAAAGCGGGCATCGTTGAGATGAACGCTGATGAACTATCAGAACTCCTAGGGTGTACCCCTAAGCGAGTGCAGCGCACCTGGGGACAAATTCTCAGTCAGGCTTGGAAATATCGTAATCAGAGAAATGGGTGA
- the mtnA gene encoding S-methyl-5-thioribose-1-phosphate isomerase, giving the protein MAEALETHVYPVLWQDGHVLLIDQTKLPKESAVVSINRWEDILTAIQTRIVRGGPALGMAAAYGLYLGAQEISTDDRTAFMERLEAIAEQLKASRPDKANLQWSVDFLVKTVSSTPGSIEALKATLLKTAQKIQQEDWDICLAIGKHGLGALPSESTKLTLYTHCNHGALATSGFGTSLGIVRTAWQEERLEKVIVGETRPWLQGSRLTAWECVQENIPVMVVTDSMAAHCLQRGLVDAVVVGADRIAANGDTINKIGTYPLALAAKAHNIPFLVAAPLSTVDFALENGHGVDVAQGNQADICNLGDTVTCPDGVMTYNPLADMTPADLITAIVTEHGAIAPGELSNLNKGSSPE; this is encoded by the coding sequence ATGGCTGAGGCTCTAGAAACCCACGTTTACCCAGTACTTTGGCAAGACGGTCATGTCCTACTGATTGATCAAACCAAACTCCCGAAAGAATCGGCAGTCGTCTCCATTAATCGCTGGGAAGATATTTTGACGGCCATTCAGACTCGCATTGTGCGCGGCGGACCAGCGTTAGGTATGGCGGCTGCCTATGGCTTGTATCTGGGGGCGCAGGAAATCAGTACAGATGACCGCACGGCCTTTATGGAACGATTGGAGGCGATCGCGGAGCAGCTCAAAGCCTCTCGCCCTGATAAGGCCAACCTACAGTGGTCTGTAGATTTTCTTGTAAAAACGGTAAGTAGCACCCCAGGGTCGATTGAAGCCCTCAAAGCAACGCTCCTGAAAACGGCTCAAAAAATTCAGCAAGAAGATTGGGATATTTGCCTCGCAATTGGTAAACATGGCCTTGGGGCGTTGCCCAGCGAGTCCACTAAGTTAACGCTATATACCCACTGCAATCACGGGGCCCTGGCAACCTCGGGTTTCGGCACTTCCTTAGGGATTGTGAGAACCGCCTGGCAAGAGGAGCGGCTGGAGAAGGTTATTGTCGGCGAAACGCGTCCCTGGCTACAAGGGTCGCGGCTCACCGCTTGGGAATGCGTCCAAGAAAATATCCCCGTTATGGTTGTGACGGATAGCATGGCCGCCCATTGCCTGCAACGGGGTCTGGTAGATGCTGTTGTCGTTGGTGCTGACCGCATCGCCGCCAATGGTGACACAATTAACAAAATTGGCACCTATCCCTTAGCCCTGGCTGCCAAAGCCCACAATATTCCGTTCTTAGTGGCAGCCCCTCTTTCTACCGTAGACTTTGCCCTAGAAAACGGGCACGGGGTAGACGTTGCCCAAGGCAACCAGGCAGACATTTGCAATCTGGGCGATACCGTCACTTGCCCAGACGGTGTCATGACCTATAATCCGCTAGCAGATATGACGCCAGCAGACTTGATTACTGCAATCGTGACGGAACATGGGGCGATCGCCCCCGGTGAACTGTCTAACCTCAACAAAGGTTCTTCACCCGAATAG
- a CDS encoding LptF/LptG family permease encodes MDRYIGRELTLPFLFGVGAFSSIGISVGALFELIRRVTDSGLSIWLALRIFVLKLPEFIVLAFPMSMLLATMMTYSRLSGDSELVALRGCGVSVRRIIAPAVVLSFLVTGLTFAFNELITPATNYQAAVTLERALNSERPPFQERNIFYQEFQSAADDPEEDELKRLFYARRFDGDTMYGLTVLDFSQQGLSQVVSAGSATWDFGKNTWSFYDGTIYAVSQDGSFRHIVRFDNQEMQLPRAPLDLASRTKDDSEMNIAEASRHLREVVRKSGDDRKIRTWEIRIQQKYALPFVCVVFGLVGASVGVRPQRTSRATSFGISLVIIFGYYLSAFISNALGEVGFLSPFMAAWLPTLMGLVAGILLVIKASR; translated from the coding sequence ATGGATCGGTACATTGGGCGGGAACTCACGCTCCCCTTCCTATTCGGAGTCGGGGCCTTTTCTTCCATTGGCATTTCAGTGGGGGCTCTCTTTGAGCTGATTCGCCGCGTTACAGACTCGGGGCTCTCTATCTGGCTCGCTTTGCGAATTTTTGTGCTGAAGCTGCCAGAATTTATCGTCTTGGCCTTCCCGATGTCGATGCTGTTGGCCACAATGATGACCTACAGCCGATTATCAGGGGATAGTGAACTGGTAGCGCTGCGCGGCTGTGGGGTTAGCGTTCGACGGATTATTGCCCCCGCCGTTGTCCTCAGCTTCTTAGTGACGGGGCTTACATTTGCCTTTAACGAGCTGATTACCCCAGCGACCAATTATCAAGCAGCCGTCACCCTAGAGCGCGCCCTCAATTCAGAGCGTCCACCCTTCCAAGAACGCAACATTTTCTACCAAGAATTTCAGAGTGCCGCTGATGATCCAGAGGAAGATGAGCTGAAGCGGTTGTTTTATGCCCGTCGCTTTGATGGCGACACGATGTATGGGCTAACGGTACTAGATTTCTCTCAACAAGGCCTGAGTCAAGTTGTGAGTGCGGGTTCAGCGACCTGGGACTTTGGTAAAAACACCTGGAGCTTTTACGACGGCACCATTTATGCGGTCTCCCAGGATGGCTCGTTCCGCCACATCGTCAGGTTTGATAACCAGGAGATGCAGCTGCCCAGAGCCCCTTTAGATCTGGCCAGTCGCACCAAAGATGATTCAGAGATGAATATTGCTGAGGCATCTCGTCATCTGCGGGAAGTGGTTCGTAAAAGTGGGGACGATCGCAAAATTCGAACTTGGGAAATTCGCATTCAGCAAAAATATGCGCTCCCCTTTGTCTGTGTGGTGTTTGGTTTAGTGGGCGCATCGGTTGGGGTACGTCCTCAAAGAACCAGCAGAGCCACCAGCTTTGGCATCAGCCTTGTCATTATTTTTGGATACTACCTGTCAGCCTTTATTAGCAACGCCTTGGGTGAGGTGGGCTTTTTATCTCCGTTTATGGCCGCTTGGCTACCCACCCTAATGGGCCTCGTGGCAGGCATCTTACTTGTCATAAAAGCCTCTCGCTAG
- a CDS encoding IS982 family transposase, translated as MTSLEELFCHIDDFCQAFEPQWQAKQLGHGLKQRKRARSLSLSEIMTILVSFHQQSYCNFKHFYQKHVCRYWAAAFPQLPSYQRFVDWIPSTLIPLCVYLKHGFGDCSGISFIDATALKVCHNRRINQHRVFDELAARGKTSVGWFYGFKVHLVVNEYGELLNMTLTAGNIDDRKPVPDLLAGLCGKVFADRGYVSKKLALQLLQDWGIEFFAKPKRNMKNALMKLSDKLLARKRSIIETVIDQLKNISQIEHSRHRSPVNFMVNLMCGLIAYCHQPKKPGLNLEWALPPAA; from the coding sequence ATGACCAGTTTAGAAGAGCTTTTCTGCCACATCGATGATTTCTGCCAAGCCTTTGAACCCCAGTGGCAAGCCAAGCAGCTTGGCCATGGATTGAAGCAGCGGAAGCGTGCTCGCTCCCTGAGCCTCAGTGAAATCATGACGATTCTGGTGAGCTTCCATCAACAGTCCTATTGCAACTTCAAGCACTTCTATCAGAAACATGTCTGTCGCTATTGGGCGGCGGCATTTCCCCAACTTCCTAGCTATCAACGCTTTGTCGATTGGATACCGTCTACTTTGATACCCTTGTGTGTCTATCTCAAACACGGCTTTGGCGACTGCAGTGGCATCAGCTTTATCGATGCGACCGCCCTGAAAGTCTGTCATAACCGGCGCATCAACCAGCATCGCGTGTTTGATGAATTGGCCGCACGGGGCAAGACCTCGGTCGGGTGGTTCTACGGCTTTAAGGTACATCTGGTGGTCAACGAGTATGGCGAATTACTCAATATGACACTCACCGCAGGGAATATCGATGATCGCAAACCGGTGCCTGACTTGTTAGCGGGTTTGTGCGGTAAGGTATTTGCCGACCGAGGCTATGTCTCGAAAAAGCTGGCCCTGCAACTGCTTCAGGACTGGGGCATCGAGTTTTTTGCCAAGCCCAAGCGGAACATGAAAAACGCGCTGATGAAGCTGAGCGATAAGCTCTTAGCTCGTAAGCGCTCGATTATTGAGACGGTGATTGACCAATTGAAGAACATCTCCCAAATCGAGCATTCGCGCCATCGGAGTCCGGTCAATTTCATGGTCAACTTGATGTGTGGCTTGATTGCCTACTGTCATCAGCCGAAGAAGCCTGGACTCAACCTGGAGTGGGCTTTGCCGCCTGCGGCTTAA
- a CDS encoding threonylcarbamoyl-AMP synthase → MATLHKIHPQNPQSRKVEVIRDALKQGAIMLYPTDTVYAIGCDLTVKSAVQRVRQLKQMANDKPLTFMCSSLSNIAQYAWVSDPAYRTIRRLIPGTYTFLLPATKLVPRLVMSPKRRTTGIRVPDHPICLALIESLGNPIVSTSALSIMGDATSPAPSKAELFDAVGPRVDLIIDSNIDMGYGLSTIVDLTDPEYPAIERQGLGWENVTALGIEPAATDALPTP, encoded by the coding sequence ATGGCAACTCTCCATAAAATTCATCCCCAAAATCCTCAGTCCCGTAAAGTTGAAGTCATTCGGGATGCCCTCAAGCAGGGGGCTATCATGCTTTATCCAACGGATACGGTTTATGCCATTGGGTGTGATCTGACTGTCAAATCAGCGGTGCAGCGAGTTCGGCAACTCAAACAGATGGCGAACGACAAACCCCTCACATTTATGTGTTCGTCCCTTTCAAACATTGCCCAATATGCCTGGGTGAGTGATCCGGCCTATCGCACCATCCGCCGGCTGATTCCAGGAACCTACACGTTTCTCTTACCCGCAACTAAACTGGTGCCCCGACTGGTCATGAGCCCTAAACGGCGCACGACTGGCATCCGGGTGCCCGATCATCCCATTTGCCTTGCCCTCATTGAGTCGTTAGGTAACCCAATTGTTTCAACCTCAGCGTTATCGATCATGGGTGACGCCACATCTCCTGCCCCTTCAAAAGCAGAGCTGTTTGACGCAGTTGGGCCGCGGGTAGATCTGATTATCGATAGCAATATCGATATGGGCTATGGTCTTTCCACCATTGTGGATTTAACCGATCCAGAGTATCCCGCTATTGAACGTCAAGGACTGGGTTGGGAAAATGTGACAGCCCTTGGGATCGAACCCGCAGCAACCGATGCCTTGCCCACCCCTTAA